A single window of Rana temporaria chromosome 1, aRanTem1.1, whole genome shotgun sequence DNA harbors:
- the LOC120945193 gene encoding serine/threonine-protein kinase SBK1-like: MAPVAHGVESLLDRMVSFSSQGLQKVDIQEHFLIVKELGEGGFGKIFLAHNRNTGQRMALKVIDKNRSSQRSFLREFSISFLLSVHPSIIECCGSAFTTTDHFVFAQELAPLGDLLSMIIPNVGIPEHAVKRCAVQISSALEFMAAKGLVHMDVKPDNVLVFDQDCHSIKLTDFGLAKVKGTVIRGKCGTTSFMAQEMCIVEISDGLVADGSLDVWSFGVVIYCLLTGELPWEDAIPEDVKYKRFVEWQSNFQMHKFPETLTKVGSGIWWMLGDLWAIDCTKRCQPSEVFKYLSESWKAETIRQGDEDPIEKSYYVQSHEPLCEASHLNTSQDSDTTFRSTSGHLVIDTSVSEFDITPEPQKYNMAEALIVFD, translated from the exons ATGGCCCCCGTTGCTCATGGTGTGGAAAGTCTTCTGGACAGAATGGTCTCCTTCTCCTCACAAGGACTACAGAAGGTAGACATACAGGAGCACTTCCTCATTGTGAAGGAACTTGGAGAAGGCGGTTTTGGAAAAATATTTTTGGCACACAACAGGAACACAG gTCAAAGAATGGCATTGAAGGTCATTGATAAAAACAGAAGCAGTCAGCGGTCTTTCCTCCGGGAGTTCAGTATTTCCTTTTTGCTTTCAGTTCATCCCAGCATCATTGAATGCTGTGGCTCCGCCTTCACCACCACCGACCACTTTGTATTTGCCCAAGAACTGGCACCTCTTGGCGATCTACTCTCCATGATTATACCAAAT gtTGGAATTCCAGAACATGCAGTAAAAAGATGTGCTGTGCAGATCTCAAGTGCTCTTGAATTCATGGCAGCAAAAGGACTGGTACACATGGATGTGAAGCCAGATAATGTTTTAGTTTTTGACCAGGACTGCCACTCCATCAAGCTCACAGACTTTGGCCTTGCTAAGGTCAAAGGGACAGTGATTAGGGGCAAGTGTGGCACCACGTCCTTTATGGCTCAAGAAATGTGCATAGTTGAAATTTCAGATGGCCTGGTTGCGGATGGAAGCCTTGACGTTTGGTCGTTCGGAGTGGTCATCTATTGCCTACTTACAGGGGAGCTTCCATGGGAGGATGCCATTCCCGAAGACGTCAAATATAAACGTTTTGTTGAATGGCAAAGCAATTTCCAAATGCACAAATTTCCTGAAACATTGACCAAGGTTGGCTCTGGGATTTGGTGGATGTTGGGTGATCtttgggccattgactgtactaAAAGATGTCAACCTTCGGAAGTGTTTAAGTACCTGAGTGAAAGTTGGAAAGCAGAAACCATAAGACAAGGTGATGAGGATCCCATAGAAAAAAGTTATTATGTGCAATCTCATGAACCCCTGTGTGAGGCTTCCCATCTGAACACCTCACAAGACAGTGATACAACTTTCAGGTCCACGTCTGGTCACTTGGTTATAGACACTTCTGTATCTGAATTTGACATTACTCCTGAGCCACAGAAGTACAACATGGCAGAGGCTCTAATCGTGTTCGATTGA